A genomic region of Gemmata massiliana contains the following coding sequences:
- a CDS encoding DEAD/DEAH box helicase — translation MREARLLTESPWVRSLGRLDLSVTTEGWKFPAPPVEYEPPPRLATEPKVGRHSVNLPTLPDNPDSAKARIRPKPTADTVLFKDRLLYLLQPPLDGLFDGRQLEVPFAPFPYQLEGIAFLMPRHHAMLADEMGLGKTAQAILTLRLLFHSGEIKQALVVCPKPLVHNWARELKMWAPDVPFETFEGDPDQRRSTWLVSNCPLKLINYETLTRDCDLAADKRVYFDAVVLDEAQRIKNKGSKTAQAVCSLNRGRSWALTGTPIENHPDDLVNIFSFVDANRIPADTPPRRIPQYTSDSILRRTKDDVLTDMPPKVIRDLEVELTPAQRAAYARAEDNGVIHLNELGDTITVQHVFQLVMRLKQICNFDPLTGESAKLEQLLTDMEEVAESGRKAIIFSQWVEPLEVLAQALARYGPLQYHGKIPQQQRTPILDRFKADPDAHVLLMSYGTGSVGLNLQFTNYVFLFDRWWNPAVEDQAINRAHRLGQKHPVTVTRFLSGGTIEQRIADILDAKRQVFNDLLSQAEKPASLGLNEDEIFGLFDIKARPKRDKH, via the coding sequence GTGCGCGAGGCGCGCCTGCTCACCGAATCGCCGTGGGTGCGCTCGCTCGGGCGGCTCGACCTGAGCGTGACGACCGAGGGCTGGAAGTTCCCGGCCCCGCCCGTGGAGTACGAACCGCCCCCGCGGTTGGCGACCGAACCGAAGGTGGGGCGCCATTCGGTCAACCTTCCCACGCTGCCCGACAACCCGGACAGCGCGAAGGCGCGCATCCGCCCGAAGCCCACGGCGGACACGGTCCTGTTCAAGGACCGCTTGCTCTACCTCCTGCAACCGCCGCTCGACGGGCTGTTCGACGGGCGCCAACTTGAGGTGCCGTTCGCGCCGTTCCCGTACCAGCTCGAGGGCATCGCGTTCCTGATGCCCCGGCACCACGCCATGCTCGCGGACGAGATGGGCCTCGGCAAAACGGCCCAGGCGATCCTCACGCTGCGCCTGCTGTTCCACTCGGGCGAAATCAAACAGGCGCTGGTGGTGTGCCCGAAGCCGCTCGTACACAACTGGGCGCGCGAACTCAAGATGTGGGCGCCGGACGTGCCGTTCGAGACGTTCGAGGGCGACCCGGACCAGCGCCGCAGCACGTGGCTCGTTTCTAACTGCCCGCTGAAGCTCATCAACTACGAAACTCTCACGCGCGACTGCGACCTCGCGGCCGACAAGCGCGTTTATTTCGACGCGGTGGTGCTGGACGAGGCCCAGCGCATCAAGAACAAGGGATCGAAGACGGCACAGGCGGTGTGCTCGCTGAACCGCGGTCGCAGTTGGGCATTGACAGGTACGCCGATCGAGAACCACCCCGACGACCTGGTGAACATCTTCAGCTTCGTCGACGCGAACCGCATCCCGGCGGACACGCCGCCGCGCCGCATCCCGCAGTACACGTCCGACTCGATCCTGCGGCGCACAAAGGACGACGTGCTCACGGACATGCCGCCCAAGGTGATCCGCGACCTCGAAGTGGAACTCACACCGGCCCAGCGCGCCGCGTATGCACGCGCCGAGGACAACGGCGTCATCCACCTGAACGAACTCGGCGACACGATCACCGTGCAGCACGTGTTCCAGCTCGTGATGCGGCTGAAGCAGATTTGCAACTTCGACCCGCTCACCGGTGAGAGCGCGAAGCTGGAACAACTGCTCACGGACATGGAAGAGGTGGCGGAGAGCGGACGGAAGGCGATCATCTTCTCGCAGTGGGTTGAGCCGCTCGAAGTGCTGGCGCAAGCGCTCGCCCGGTACGGCCCGCTCCAGTACCACGGGAAGATCCCGCAGCAGCAGCGGACGCCGATCCTGGACCGCTTCAAGGCCGATCCGGACGCGCACGTGCTCCTCATGAGCTACGGCACCGGGAGCGTGGGGCTGAACCTCCAGTTCACGAACTACGTGTTCCTGTTCGACCGCTGGTGGAACCCCGCGGTCGAGGACCAGGCGATCAACCGCGCCCACCGGCTCGGCCAGAAGCACCCGGTCACGGTGACGCGGTTCCTTAGCGGCGGCACCATCGAGCAGCGCATCGCGGACATCCTCGACGCGAAGCGCCAGGTGTTCAACGACCTGCTCTCGCAGGCCGAGAAGCCGGCTTCGCTCGGACTCAATGAGGACGAGATCTTCGGCCTCTTCGACATCAAAGCTCGCCCAAAGCGCGACAAACACTGA
- a CDS encoding phosphatidylinositol-specific phospholipase C/glycerophosphodiester phosphodiesterase family protein, whose translation MTSFYVALGACLLAAPGAGAEPPKKMAAPLPRAHAHNDYEHARPLFDALDCGFCSVEADIWLVKGELLVGHTPLQLKAGRTLEKLYLDPLRELAKANGGTVYPKGPAFHLMIDVKTDAKETFAALTKVLENYADLLTVTRDGKTEVKAVTIVISGNRDAKAVAEQKTRFAALDGRPADLDGTTSAALVPWVSESWRTLFKWDGTGPIPDAERKKLRELVAKAHKQGRKVRFWATPDKVEVWKELLDAGVDFLNTDKLADLEKFLREEEKQKN comes from the coding sequence ATGACCTCGTTCTACGTTGCGCTCGGCGCGTGCCTGCTCGCCGCACCGGGCGCCGGCGCCGAGCCGCCGAAGAAAATGGCCGCTCCCCTACCCCGGGCACACGCGCACAACGACTACGAACACGCGCGCCCGCTGTTCGACGCGCTCGATTGCGGCTTTTGCAGCGTGGAAGCCGACATCTGGCTCGTGAAGGGGGAACTGCTCGTCGGGCACACGCCGCTCCAACTCAAGGCGGGGCGCACGCTGGAGAAGCTGTACCTCGACCCGCTCCGGGAACTCGCGAAGGCCAACGGCGGCACCGTGTACCCCAAAGGCCCCGCGTTCCACCTCATGATCGACGTCAAAACGGACGCGAAAGAGACCTTCGCCGCGCTCACAAAGGTGCTGGAGAACTACGCGGACCTGCTCACCGTCACGCGCGACGGCAAAACCGAGGTGAAGGCCGTCACGATCGTCATCAGCGGGAACCGCGACGCGAAGGCGGTCGCCGAACAGAAGACGCGGTTCGCGGCGCTCGACGGGCGCCCGGCCGACCTGGACGGCACCACGTCTGCTGCGCTCGTTCCGTGGGTCAGCGAGTCGTGGCGCACACTGTTCAAGTGGGACGGAACCGGCCCGATCCCGGACGCCGAGCGCAAGAAGCTCCGCGAACTCGTCGCGAAGGCCCACAAACAGGGGCGCAAGGTCCGGTTCTGGGCCACGCCCGATAAGGTCGAGGTGTGGAAGGAACTGCTCGACGCGGGAGTGGACTTTCTGAACACCGACAAGCTCGCGGACCTGGAGAAATTCTTGAGGGAAGAGGAAAAACAGAAGAATTAG
- a CDS encoding RNA polymerase sigma factor, with product MDSVNRGGTGRLWGAFTAARERAEPDADLLGRFVRTRDEAAFRELVRRLGPTVFGVCCRYLGNSADADDAFQTTFLVLARKAGTVRPPGRVAAWVYGVACLAARKLRQTRQRRQLREVAVPHPPDRPAPEGEMDTELRPAVDEELGRLPDNFRLPIVLCGLRGLTIAQAAAELGWPVGTVATRLSRGRAELAKRLARRGITLAAIAAVGGWSELVAGVPLRLIEQTVATATGGSVPPAVTALTSEVVNAMTWAPLRQLGLGLLVASAVALAGGAIISNGIAAPVPNAPIPDAKPTPGDTKPALDRVEWNMVAGLLRQASVRKEIGLSPDDYKTLVEFRKERRVALKKRLEAGFQAGGQQNGGGVQKARGQQNGGGPGDLAAAEALDQYLKGQRELEVEVAKKAAEVLSPAGVKRLKQAVLQAAGPRGLLDRVAIRELQLTAEQEDRIVAALGPVRSPLNVIQNARLERTAQEQDAVLETALKVLTADQRKRWEALVGKPLPTADLLRANPTSEESMADLSGE from the coding sequence GTGGACTCGGTGAACCGCGGGGGGACCGGCCGGCTGTGGGGCGCGTTCACGGCCGCTCGCGAGCGGGCGGAACCCGACGCCGACCTGCTCGGCCGGTTCGTCCGCACGCGGGACGAGGCCGCGTTCCGTGAACTCGTCCGCCGGCTCGGACCAACGGTGTTCGGGGTCTGTTGTCGCTACCTGGGCAACAGCGCCGATGCCGACGACGCCTTCCAGACCACCTTTCTCGTGCTCGCTCGCAAAGCCGGGACGGTCCGCCCGCCCGGTCGGGTGGCCGCGTGGGTGTACGGGGTCGCTTGCCTCGCCGCGCGCAAATTGCGACAAACCCGGCAGCGACGACAGCTCCGCGAAGTAGCTGTGCCTCACCCGCCCGACCGCCCCGCACCGGAGGGAGAGATGGACACCGAGTTGCGGCCCGCGGTGGACGAGGAACTCGGCCGGCTGCCGGACAACTTCCGCCTGCCGATCGTGCTGTGCGGGCTGCGAGGACTGACCATTGCCCAGGCCGCGGCCGAACTCGGTTGGCCGGTGGGAACGGTGGCCACGAGGCTGAGCCGTGGTCGGGCAGAGTTGGCGAAGCGACTGGCGAGGCGAGGAATCACCCTCGCTGCAATAGCCGCCGTTGGTGGGTGGTCCGAACTCGTAGCGGGTGTTCCGCTGCGATTGATCGAACAGACCGTGGCGACGGCCACCGGGGGCAGCGTTCCCCCGGCGGTAACCGCCCTCACTTCGGAAGTGGTGAACGCCATGACGTGGGCTCCCTTGCGGCAGTTGGGCCTCGGCCTGCTGGTCGCGTCGGCGGTGGCACTGGCCGGTGGCGCGATTATCTCGAACGGAATTGCGGCCCCGGTGCCAAACGCCCCAATCCCCGACGCCAAACCGACTCCGGGCGACACCAAGCCGGCCCTCGACCGCGTGGAATGGAACATGGTGGCCGGTCTATTGCGTCAAGCGTCGGTGCGAAAGGAGATCGGGCTGAGTCCTGACGACTACAAGACCCTGGTGGAGTTCCGCAAAGAGCGCCGGGTCGCCTTAAAGAAGCGGTTGGAGGCCGGCTTCCAGGCCGGTGGTCAGCAGAATGGCGGGGGCGTCCAAAAGGCTCGGGGCCAGCAGAACGGCGGAGGGCCGGGCGACCTGGCCGCGGCCGAAGCGCTCGATCAATACCTGAAGGGCCAGCGCGAACTGGAAGTAGAAGTGGCGAAAAAAGCCGCCGAAGTCCTCTCCCCGGCCGGGGTGAAGCGACTGAAACAAGCGGTCCTTCAGGCGGCCGGCCCGCGCGGGCTTTTGGACCGGGTCGCCATCCGCGAACTGCAACTAACCGCCGAACAGGAAGACCGGATCGTCGCGGCCCTCGGCCCCGTCCGATCGCCACTGAACGTGATCCAGAACGCGCGACTGGAGCGGACGGCACAGGAACAGGATGCCGTTTTAGAGACCGCATTGAAGGTACTCACCGCCGACCAGCGGAAGCGGTGGGAAGCGCTGGTCGGTAAGCCGCTACCGACCGCGGACCTACTCAGGGCCAACCCGACGTCCGAGGAGTCGATGGCCGACTTGAGCGGCGAGTAA